Within Runella rosea, the genomic segment CGAAAATAATTACTTTACTAAAAGCGGCGTTAGCGTCGCTTTTTTTATGTTCAATTTTATGCAACTCTGTTTTGCTACCAACAATGCCCACAAACTGGCAGAAATCAAGGCGCTTTTAGGGGAAACCTTTGCGCTCAAAACATTGAAAGAAATTGGTTGTGAGGAAGAACTTCCCGAAACAACCGATACCATTGAAGGCAATTCCCGTCAAAAAGCCGAATACGTTTGGGAACATTTTGGCGTCGATTGCTTTGCCGATGACTCAGGCCTAGAAATAACTGCCCTCAACGGTGCGCCGGGCGTGCACTCGGCCTATTATGGTGGTTCAAGAGATTTTCAGGGCAACATTGCGCGGGTGTTGGAAGAACTAAAATCAGCGTCTGACCGAAGCGCACGGTTCAAGACCGTTATTACTTTGGTTCTTCAAGGCAAGGTCTATCAATTTGAAGGGGTTATTACGGGTCAGTTGCTTAAAGAACAACGCGGAAGCCAAGGGTTTGGGTATGACCCTATTTTTGTTCCAGATGGCCACGAACGAACATTTGCGGAAATGTCGATTGAGGAAAAAGGAAAAATCAGCCATCGTTCTCGTGCTTTTGCCCAATTAGTCGATTTCTTAAAGCCTTATTCTTGACACTCAATGATAAGCAGTAAAGGTATTTTGTATTTTCTTTTCCCCAGCTCTGTTGCATCGAACTAGACCATTTTGCGAGGGTGTATGGATTGACAAACATTCTTTCCATAAAATCACTGCTATTGATTACGTCTTTTTAGTATTTTTACTTTTCCTAGAATTATTATACCTCTAACAGCGCCTGTCGCTTTTGCCACTCCACGTATGCATTATCGCCTCTACTCCGAAAACCCCGAAAGCCGTTATATTGAAGTAGAGTGTCGTATCAAAACGGGTGAAACCGAAACCCTTGAAGTTCAGCTGCCTGCTTGGCGTCCGGGAAGGTATGAATTACAGAATTTTGCCAAAAATATTCAAAGATTCGGGGTTTTTGATAGTGCTGGAAATCCGCTTCTGTTCAAAAAAATAACCAAAGACCGCTGGCGGATTCAAACCCAGGGAGAAACTGATATCGTAATACGTTATAACTATTACAGCGCTGTTCTAAACGCTGGAAGTAGTTATGTAAGTGAGGAGTTTTGGTACGTCAACCCTGTTAATCTTTGTCTTTATACCGACAAAAATCTCCACGAACCCTGTATTTTGGAGTTGGTTATTCCAGCTAATTTTGTGGTTGCCTGTGGTCTAAAGCAGATTTCAGAACCTACCCAAGTTGGGGGAAAAACGCTGCTGGCGAAGGATTATTATGAGTTGGTGGACAGTCCTTTGCTGGCGTCGCCCACCATTCAAAGTCGCTCCTATAAAATTGACACGACTACGTTTTATGTTTGGATGCAGGGAAATATAAAGCCCGATTGGCACCGAATTTTAATGGATTTTGAAAAGTTTACCGCTGCCCAAGTCAGCACGATGGGCGATTTTCCTGAATCTGAATACCACTTTTTAAACCTGATTCTTTCCACTCCTTTTTATCACGGCGTAGAGCATCGGCATTCGACCATGATTGTATTAGGACCTGATGATGAAGGAGAAGGCTTATATACTGACTTATTGGGGGTAAGCTCACATGAACTGTTTCATGCCTGGAACATTATTCGGATACGACCACAGGAACTCTTACCGTATGATTTTACGAAAGAAAATTACTTCACCACCTGTTTTGTGGCGGAAGGGGTGACGACTTATTACGGAGATTTGTTTTTGCGACGTTCGGGTGTTTTTGATGATGTGGCCTATTACCGAGAACTTCAAGTATATATGAAGCGACATTTTGAAAACAACCGTGATGCGCAGCAATCCTTGGTGGAGTCGTCGTGGGATTTGTGGTTGGATGGATACGAAAAAGGAATTCCCAAGCGCAAAGTGTCGGTATATCATAAAGGCGCTTTGGCAGCGTTAATATTGGACATTACGATTCGTAAAAAACATCAGCACAAAAAATCTTTAGATGATGTAATGCGGTTGATGTGGCAACGTTTTGGCATACCATTTGTAGGATACTCGTTTGAAGATTATCAATCTGTGGTGGAAGAAGTGGCAGAGGAGTCTTTGGATTGGTATTGGAAAGATTGTATTTTGAGTAATATCCCTCTTGAAAATCACCTTAATCATGCTCTTTCGTGGGTAGGTCTCCAAATGGTTACGTTTAGTGACGGAACGGTACATTTGCAGGAATTGGAGAACGAAAGAGCTATTTTACAAAGAAATAAATGGTTAAATAGCGATGTTTAGCCAAAATATGAGCATATTAGTTCGTTTTTTATATATTTATCACTTATTCATTGGGATATAAAATCAAGTACACAAATGAAAATAACGCCGATTGAGATTCGCCAGCATACGTTTCAAAGAGTCTTACGTGGATATGACATGGAGGAGGTTGGGGCATTCTTAACGTCCCTTTCCAATGAGTGGGAGCGTGTATTGAACGAAAACAAGCTGCTGAAAATGCAATTGGAGATTGCGGAAAAAGATTTGAATAAGCTTCGTGAAGTGGAATTGACGATGTTCCGGATGCTCAAAACGGCAGAAGATACCAGTGCTCAAATGACCGAACAGGCCAAAGTGGCGGCTGAACAGTACATTGAAGATGCCCGTCAAAAAGGGGAAGAACTGGTAAACGACGCCCGCAAAAAGGCGAATATGTTGGTTGTTGATGCCGAAAATCAATCCAAATACGTACGTGAAGAAATCCTTGGGGAGTTTAAAAACCACGAGCGTGATTTCAAAGCCATGGAAAAATACCGGGATAATTTAATTGTTCAGTTAAAAGCCCTTGCCAACAATACCGTTGATAGTATCGAA encodes:
- the rdgB gene encoding RdgB/HAM1 family non-canonical purine NTP pyrophosphatase, producing the protein MQLCFATNNAHKLAEIKALLGETFALKTLKEIGCEEELPETTDTIEGNSRQKAEYVWEHFGVDCFADDSGLEITALNGAPGVHSAYYGGSRDFQGNIARVLEELKSASDRSARFKTVITLVLQGKVYQFEGVITGQLLKEQRGSQGFGYDPIFVPDGHERTFAEMSIEEKGKISHRSRAFAQLVDFLKPYS
- a CDS encoding M61 family metallopeptidase, translated to MHYRLYSENPESRYIEVECRIKTGETETLEVQLPAWRPGRYELQNFAKNIQRFGVFDSAGNPLLFKKITKDRWRIQTQGETDIVIRYNYYSAVLNAGSSYVSEEFWYVNPVNLCLYTDKNLHEPCILELVIPANFVVACGLKQISEPTQVGGKTLLAKDYYELVDSPLLASPTIQSRSYKIDTTTFYVWMQGNIKPDWHRILMDFEKFTAAQVSTMGDFPESEYHFLNLILSTPFYHGVEHRHSTMIVLGPDDEGEGLYTDLLGVSSHELFHAWNIIRIRPQELLPYDFTKENYFTTCFVAEGVTTYYGDLFLRRSGVFDDVAYYRELQVYMKRHFENNRDAQQSLVESSWDLWLDGYEKGIPKRKVSVYHKGALAALILDITIRKKHQHKKSLDDVMRLMWQRFGIPFVGYSFEDYQSVVEEVAEESLDWYWKDCILSNIPLENHLNHALSWVGLQMVTFSDGTVHLQELENERAILQRNKWLNSDV
- a CDS encoding DivIVA domain-containing protein, translating into MKITPIEIRQHTFQRVLRGYDMEEVGAFLTSLSNEWERVLNENKLLKMQLEIAEKDLNKLREVELTMFRMLKTAEDTSAQMTEQAKVAAEQYIEDARQKGEELVNDARKKANMLVVDAENQSKYVREEILGEFKNHERDFKAMEKYRDNLIVQLKALANNTVDSIERFEKKFSQATVQEKFEDLRIQVSDSLKVGEEGQKARLELEKAVEEVVEGETQETEEGVDEVENEITAEATEEVTDAADVAAVEETKEEEAPEEPSEEEKQAEKDKKIKEEGSFFDQIG